From one Enterococcus sp. DIV2402 genomic stretch:
- a CDS encoding DegV family protein, with protein sequence MFQIITDACCDLPAEILDQADVAYIPMILTLDGKEYVDDLGQTFDYDGFLKSLQENKQPTTSQINIGRYMEYFRPHVENNVPILYIGFSSGLSGSYSSALQAVELLKEEYPQALIYCVDTKAASLGEGMLVMEAARLQKAGKSLEEIVEWLETYKMNLRSWVMVNDLKHLEKGGRISKAAATIGGLLHVKPIITVDTEGKLQNVDKIRGRNKAIQKIIAETAHDLDLTIVNQLYFAHSGDQETAQQIFKELKAKYPHVPITRYSLGPTIASHTGYGCFALFSMGKNSR encoded by the coding sequence ATGTTTCAAATTATTACTGATGCGTGTTGTGATTTACCCGCAGAAATCCTCGATCAGGCAGATGTTGCGTATATTCCAATGATTTTAACACTCGATGGAAAAGAGTACGTCGATGATTTAGGTCAAACATTTGATTATGATGGATTTTTAAAAAGTTTACAAGAAAATAAACAACCAACCACCTCACAAATCAACATTGGACGTTATATGGAATATTTTCGTCCGCATGTGGAAAATAATGTCCCTATTTTATATATCGGTTTTTCTTCAGGTCTCAGTGGTTCCTACAGTAGTGCCTTACAAGCTGTAGAGTTATTGAAAGAAGAATATCCGCAAGCACTTATTTATTGTGTTGACACGAAAGCTGCTAGCTTAGGTGAAGGGATGCTAGTGATGGAAGCAGCGCGCTTACAAAAAGCAGGAAAATCATTAGAAGAAATTGTTGAGTGGTTAGAAACATATAAAATGAATTTGCGTTCTTGGGTGATGGTGAACGATTTAAAACATCTTGAAAAAGGTGGGCGTATTTCGAAAGCCGCAGCTACAATCGGAGGCTTATTGCATGTTAAACCGATTATCACAGTAGACACAGAAGGTAAGTTACAAAATGTTGATAAAATCCGTGGGCGCAATAAAGCCATTCAGAAAATAATTGCGGAGACTGCTCACGATTTGGATTTGACGATTGTGAATCAACTATATTTTGCGCATAGCGGTGATCAAGAAACTGCGCAGCAAATATTTAAAGAATTAAAAGCAAAGTATCCGCATGTGCCGATTACACGATATTCGCTTGGTCCAACCATTGCTAGTCATACTGGATACGGTTGTTTTGCATTGTTTTCGATGGGCAAAAATTCAAGATAA